In a single window of the Chitinophagales bacterium genome:
- a CDS encoding hydroxymethylglutaryl-CoA lyase — translation MTKEQIKIIECPRDAMQGLKEFIPTEKKIAYLQALLKVGYDTIDCGSFVSPKAIPQMADTAEVIRSLDLSETQTKLSVIVANKRGALEASEFPQVNCLGFPFSISETFQLRNTNSTIEKALDRVKAIREITARKNKEFVVYLSMAFGNPYNDPWSLDIIEHWISELSKLGIRHISLSDTIGVAGPDELTYCFEELCPVFEEIEFGAHLHTHPHNWRPKVEASFKNGCKRFDGAIRGFGGCPMAKDELVGNMPTENLIAYFEENNIPTGLDKAAFAEAQKMALEVFPV, via the coding sequence ATGACAAAAGAACAGATTAAAATTATTGAGTGTCCGAGAGACGCGATGCAGGGTTTGAAGGAATTTATTCCAACAGAAAAGAAAATTGCGTATTTACAGGCATTATTAAAAGTGGGTTACGATACCATTGACTGTGGCAGTTTTGTATCACCCAAAGCCATTCCCCAGATGGCCGATACTGCTGAAGTTATTCGCAGTCTTGATCTTTCTGAAACCCAAACAAAACTCTCTGTAATCGTTGCCAATAAAAGGGGAGCGCTTGAAGCTTCTGAATTTCCGCAGGTCAATTGCCTCGGTTTTCCTTTTTCAATATCAGAAACCTTTCAACTGAGAAATACAAACTCTACAATTGAAAAAGCCCTGGACAGGGTTAAGGCTATTCGTGAAATTACAGCCCGTAAAAACAAGGAATTTGTGGTTTACCTGTCAATGGCGTTTGGCAACCCCTACAATGACCCCTGGAGCCTGGATATTATAGAACATTGGATATCAGAACTCAGCAAACTGGGTATACGGCACATTTCACTTTCCGATACCATAGGCGTGGCCGGCCCAGATGAATTGACTTATTGTTTCGAGGAGCTTTGTCCTGTTTTTGAAGAAATAGAATTTGGTGCTCATTTGCACACACATCCGCACAATTGGCGTCCAAAGGTGGAGGCATCATTTAAAAATGGTTGCAAGCGATTCGATGGAGCCATCAGGGGCTTTGGCGGTTGCCCAATGGCCAAGGACGAACTGGTGGGAAACATGCCAACTGAAAACCTGATTGCGTATTTTGAAGAGAATAATATTCCGACAGGCTTGGACAAAGCAGCTTTTGCAGAAGCACAAAAAATGGCATTAGAGGTTTTCCCGGTTTAG
- a CDS encoding histidine kinase, producing the protein MMLKLKLTELSKRPEIRVAFGYIVLGVLWILFSDYFLKTITTNKEELASLQSYKGIFFIFFSGLFVYLLSKNEIDKREKIEEKMLLKEKELQMRIVQSEERERNRIAKDLHDGLQQKLAGLNLFAESLNPGKNFDKHLKIIKSLIQESMQETRNISFNLNSSLVERKGLKLSLKKIEHNINSLGKLNLYLDCYFEEEIISYILKNNIYRIVQELITNTIKHASAKNIDLHIWHENNKLKISYSDDGVGISNIKDTLNNGQGMSNIKERVEMLSGTINFEEKERGFSVDIDFVLNEYKLKAV; encoded by the coding sequence ATGATGCTAAAACTAAAATTAACTGAACTCAGCAAAAGACCAGAAATCCGGGTTGCCTTTGGCTATATAGTTTTGGGGGTTTTATGGATACTGTTTTCTGATTATTTTTTAAAGACAATAACTACAAATAAAGAAGAATTGGCCAGTTTACAATCTTATAAAGGTATTTTTTTCATTTTTTTCAGTGGATTATTTGTTTATCTATTGTCAAAAAATGAAATTGACAAAAGGGAAAAAATTGAAGAAAAAATGCTATTGAAAGAAAAGGAACTGCAAATGCGCATAGTGCAAAGTGAAGAAAGGGAGCGCAACAGAATAGCAAAAGACCTACACGATGGTTTACAGCAAAAACTTGCCGGTCTTAATTTATTTGCAGAATCACTAAATCCGGGAAAAAATTTTGACAAACACCTCAAAATCATTAAATCACTGATTCAGGAATCAATGCAAGAAACCAGAAACATCTCCTTCAATTTAAATTCTTCATTAGTGGAAAGAAAAGGCCTAAAGCTTAGCCTTAAAAAAATTGAACACAATATTAACAGCCTGGGAAAACTGAACTTATATTTAGACTGCTATTTTGAAGAAGAAATCATTTCCTACATTCTTAAAAACAACATCTACCGAATAGTACAGGAGTTGATTACCAATACCATAAAACATGCCTCTGCCAAAAATATAGATTTACATATTTGGCACGAAAACAACAAACTTAAAATTTCCTATTCTGATGATGGGGTGGGCATTAGCAATATCAAAGACACCCTAAACAACGGTCAGGGAATGAGCAATATTAAAGAACGTGTAGAAATGTTGTCTGGAACCATCAACTTTGAAGAAAAAGAAAGAGGCTTCTCTGTAGATATTGATTTTGTGTTGAATGAATACAAACTTAAAGCAGTCTGA
- a CDS encoding PKD domain-containing protein — translation MSFLFFILESKLGKVKRLFLFLFGLYTIQVSAQSICGQNRYLEETFSNVELTTGIEYGSADPYGLINNQTLRLDIYEPQGDTLEKRPFLIHAFGGGFLIGARNEPDIPNWGTQYAKRGFVFVSIDYRLGFNVTDQNSAVRAAYRAAQDMRAALRFLADSAEVYRLDMDNVFLTGSSAGCFAALIQTFMKESDRPASTYGTLLEPQDLGCANCSGNNNNNNQEVPVHGIVNNWGALLDTAFINLATDPADDVPVISFHGTNDLIVPYSSGYPFSVPVFPVVHGSELIHHRLDEQGIYNRLYPLIGLGHEPELTNPWVTDTIVENAAAFLYELMRPQTDTIIGKKSACQGDVETYSVSAHPNSHYCWEIVGANLLNENHNSIEVEWLSVGQGSISVVEYNAIHAKTNQEIEVSVGLEPNADFNYNSTDGLFDFSASDSSGQNYFWDFGDGNSSLLENPQHQYSDTGSFVVEYLISNAYCSRSKSDTLVSDLCPEADFTVEAIDSHAYISNHSQFGTDALWDFGNGLTYSGFEPHALYDENGNYPIQLILSNAFCSDTFSTVVEIVHCPIADFEISSNALEIEIYNHSSNNFLNYWDFGNGNASRQENPVQLFDSAGIYEISLIVFNSKNCSDTLSKLIYLEEDTATVGIHEIQDYVLEIYPVPSSGLLNIDLGQGASAFVSLSIWNLAGSQIYYSESIDNQLNIAHMADGVYLLKIKMKNQVLIRKIVKT, via the coding sequence ATGTCATTTCTATTTTTTATATTAGAAAGCAAATTAGGAAAAGTGAAAAGACTGTTTTTATTCTTATTTGGCCTGTACACTATTCAGGTTTCGGCTCAAAGTATATGTGGGCAAAATCGTTATTTAGAAGAAACTTTTTCCAATGTAGAGCTCACTACGGGGATTGAATATGGCAGTGCCGACCCTTATGGACTGATCAACAACCAGACCTTGCGGCTGGATATCTACGAGCCGCAAGGAGACACCCTGGAAAAACGTCCTTTTTTGATCCATGCTTTTGGCGGTGGTTTTTTAATTGGTGCCAGGAATGAACCGGATATTCCCAACTGGGGAACCCAGTACGCTAAAAGAGGTTTTGTGTTTGTTTCCATTGATTACCGGTTGGGATTCAATGTCACTGATCAAAACAGTGCAGTTCGTGCGGCATATAGAGCAGCCCAGGATATGCGTGCAGCTTTGCGTTTTCTGGCCGACAGTGCAGAGGTCTATCGCCTGGATATGGACAATGTATTTCTTACCGGAAGCAGTGCCGGGTGCTTTGCTGCATTGATACAGACTTTTATGAAGGAAAGCGACCGTCCGGCTTCTACCTATGGGACACTGCTGGAACCACAAGATCTTGGCTGTGCCAATTGTTCGGGCAATAATAACAACAACAACCAGGAAGTCCCCGTACACGGCATTGTTAATAATTGGGGGGCATTGCTCGATACTGCATTTATTAACCTGGCTACCGATCCGGCAGATGATGTGCCGGTAATTTCGTTTCACGGTACAAATGACTTGATAGTGCCTTATAGCTCGGGTTATCCTTTTAGTGTGCCAGTTTTTCCTGTTGTGCATGGCAGCGAACTGATACATCATCGGCTCGATGAACAGGGCATATATAATCGCCTGTATCCTCTAATTGGCCTGGGTCATGAGCCTGAACTCACCAATCCCTGGGTGACGGATACCATTGTAGAAAATGCTGCTGCTTTTTTATATGAATTGATGCGACCGCAAACGGATACCATAATTGGAAAAAAATCAGCTTGCCAGGGCGATGTGGAAACATACAGTGTCTCAGCTCATCCAAACAGTCATTATTGCTGGGAAATTGTGGGAGCTAATTTGCTGAATGAAAACCACAATTCAATTGAGGTAGAGTGGCTTTCAGTAGGGCAGGGCAGTATTTCCGTGGTGGAATACAATGCTATCCACGCCAAAACAAATCAGGAAATTGAAGTGAGTGTAGGTCTTGAGCCCAATGCTGATTTCAACTACAATAGCACAGATGGCTTGTTTGATTTTAGTGCTTCGGACAGCAGCGGACAAAATTATTTTTGGGATTTTGGAGATGGGAATTCAAGTCTGCTTGAAAATCCACAGCATCAATACAGTGACACGGGGAGTTTTGTAGTAGAATATTTGATTTCAAATGCTTATTGCAGCAGGTCAAAAAGTGATACGCTTGTTTCGGATTTATGTCCTGAAGCTGATTTCACTGTAGAAGCTATTGATAGCCATGCCTATATTAGCAATCATTCGCAGTTTGGAACTGATGCTTTGTGGGATTTTGGAAATGGACTAACATATAGTGGCTTTGAGCCCCATGCACTTTATGATGAAAATGGCAATTATCCCATTCAATTGATATTGAGCAATGCTTTTTGCAGCGATACATTTTCTACTGTGGTAGAGATTGTGCATTGTCCCATTGCAGATTTTGAGATTTCATCAAATGCTTTGGAAATAGAAATTTACAACCATAGCAGCAACAACTTTTTAAATTATTGGGATTTTGGAAATGGTAATGCTTCACGACAGGAAAACCCTGTGCAGCTATTCGATTCAGCTGGCATTTATGAAATTAGCCTGATCGTTTTCAATTCAAAAAACTGTAGTGATACCCTAAGTAAATTGATTTATCTGGAAGAAGATACTGCAACAGTAGGAATACATGAAATTCAGGATTATGTGCTTGAAATATATCCTGTGCCTTCATCCGGGCTATTGAATATTGATTTAGGGCAAGGTGCTTCAGCCTTTGTTTCACTGAGTATTTGGAACTTGGCTGGAAGCCAAATTTATTACAGCGAATCCATTGACAATCAATTGAATATTGCACATATGGCTGATGGTGTTTATTTGCTGAAAATCAAAATGAAAAATCAGGTATTGATCAGGAAAATAGTAAAAACCTAA